The following DNA comes from Thermoanaerobaculia bacterium.
AGCCCATCGTTCGAGGGCTCTGGCGCGCCGCGCGCCGGAAACAAAACCGCGCCGACGACGTAGTATTGCCCAGAGAGCGGAAGTTTGCCGCCGGAGTGAGGAATACGCCCATGTCGTCGAAATTCGAGCCGTCGTCTCCCGCCGAGACCGCCTACGAGGAACCGCCGGTCATCACCGCGCCCCCCGCGCGCCGGAAGCTCTCCCGCGGGTGGAAGATCGCCATCGGCGTCGCCGTCGTCGTTCTCGCGCTCGTCGCGCTCGGCAAAATGCAGGCGGCGAAGGCCAAGATCCCGCGGGTGACCGTCGCCAAGGTCGAGAGGCAGGACATCGTCTCCAAGGTGACCGCCAACGGAAAGGTCCAGGCGGAGAAGAAGGTGGATCTCTCGGCGCTCGTCATGGGGCAGATCGTCAATCTCGCGGTGCGCGAAGGCGACCACGTGGCCAAGGGGGATTTCCTGCTCCAGATCGACAAGAACCAGGCGGCCGCCGGCGAAGCGGGGTCGGCCGCGGCGCTGGCCGCGAGCTTCTCCGACCGCGACTCCGCGAAGGCGACGATGGAGCAGGCGCGGCGCGACTACGAGCGCGCCCGAAAGAACTACCAGGAAAAGATCCTCGCCGAAGCGGATTTCCAGAAGGCGAAGTCGACCCTCGACACCGCGACCGCGAACTATCAGGCCGCCCAGAACCGCATCGACCAGAGCAAGGCGAACCTGAACGCCTCCCGCGACACCCTGTCGAAGACGACCGTCCGCGCCCCGCTCTCCGGCGTCGTGACCGCGCTTCCGATCAAGGAGGGGGAAGTCACCGTGATCGGCACGATGAACAACGCCGGCACGCAGCTGATGACGGTCTCCGACATGTCGACCGTCGAGGCGGTGATGATGGTGGACGAGACCGACGTCCCGAACGTGAAGGTCGGCCAGAAGGCGCTCGTCAACATCGACGCCTATCCGAACCATCCGTTCGACGGCATCGTCACCGAGGTCGGCAGCTCGCCGATCCTCCCGAACGATCCCGACCTCCAGGGGCTCACGACCACGTCCGATGCGATCAACTTCAAGGTCCGCATCAAGGTCCTCCAGCCGCCGGACACGATCCGCCCCGGCTTTTCGGTGACCTCCGACATCATCACGGGGACGAAGCCCTCGGTGCTCACGATCCCGCTCGCCGCCGTCGTCGTGCGGGATTCTCCGAAGGCGGAGAAGACGGCAACCGGAAAGGTCAAGACGGAAGAGGGCGTGTACGTGATCGACAAGGGGAAGGTGAAGTTCGTCCCGATCCAGACCGGGCTTTCCGGCGAGCTCTCCGTCGAGGTGAAGACCGGCCTCGACGCCGGCCGGCAGATCATCACGGGGCCGTTCAAGGCGCTCCGGACGATCAAGGACGGCGACAAGGTGATGATCGAGAAGGCGAAGAAGGGGACCGGACCGGGGAGCGCGTCCGCGTCGAGCTGAGCGATGAGTTTCGCGGAGCTGCTGCAGGTCGCGCTCACCGCGCTGCGGCGCAACAAGCTGCGTTCCTTCCTGACGCTCCTCGGCGTGATCATCGGCGTCATGACCGTCGTGGCGGTCGTCTCGGTCATCAGCGGGTTGAACGGCTACGTCCAGGACAAGGTGATGAATCTCAGCCCGGACGTGCTCGTCTTCACGAAGTACGGGATCATCCGGGGGCGCCAGGAGTGGCTGCTCGCCAAGAAGCGCAAGCCGATCTCGATACGCGACGCCCAGATCGTCGAGAAGGAATGCCGCTCGTGCGCGGCGGTCGGGACGAGCGTGAACACGTCGTCGAACGTGCACGCGGGGGCGAGGAAGCTCGCGGGGGTCTCGATCCAGGGTTACAGCGCGAACATGGATTCGATGCTGAACATCGACCTCGAAGCCGGGCGATTCTTCACGCCCACCGAGGAAGATCACGGCGCGCCCGTCGGCATCATCGGCTACGACGTCAAGGACCAGTGCTTCCCGACGGTCAACCCGATCGGGCGCACCCTTTACCTCGGCGGCTATCCGATCACCGTGATCGGCGTCCAGACCAAGGAGGGGAGCGTCTTCGGGGAGAACCGCGACACCGTGGTCTTCCTG
Coding sequences within:
- a CDS encoding efflux RND transporter periplasmic adaptor subunit; this encodes MSSKFEPSSPAETAYEEPPVITAPPARRKLSRGWKIAIGVAVVVLALVALGKMQAAKAKIPRVTVAKVERQDIVSKVTANGKVQAEKKVDLSALVMGQIVNLAVREGDHVAKGDFLLQIDKNQAAAGEAGSAAALAASFSDRDSAKATMEQARRDYERARKNYQEKILAEADFQKAKSTLDTATANYQAAQNRIDQSKANLNASRDTLSKTTVRAPLSGVVTALPIKEGEVTVIGTMNNAGTQLMTVSDMSTVEAVMMVDETDVPNVKVGQKALVNIDAYPNHPFDGIVTEVGSSPILPNDPDLQGLTTTSDAINFKVRIKVLQPPDTIRPGFSVTSDIITGTKPSVLTIPLAAVVVRDSPKAEKTATGKVKTEEGVYVIDKGKVKFVPIQTGLSGELSVEVKTGLDAGRQIITGPFKALRTIKDGDKVMIEKAKKGTGPGSASASS
- a CDS encoding ABC transporter permease, with amino-acid sequence MSFAELLQVALTALRRNKLRSFLTLLGVIIGVMTVVAVVSVISGLNGYVQDKVMNLSPDVLVFTKYGIIRGRQEWLLAKKRKPISIRDAQIVEKECRSCAAVGTSVNTSSNVHAGARKLAGVSIQGYSANMDSMLNIDLEAGRFFTPTEEDHGAPVGIIGYDVKDQCFPTVNPIGRTLYLGGYPITVIGVQTKEGSVFGENRDTVVFLPVTFVRKVMTSKPDISIYVRPRLGMAGVEATQDEVRTILRSIRKTPFSGDDPFGIVGSEAIKSLWNSITASAFGLMILISGISLVVGAIVIANIMFVSVVERTKEIGLRMALGARRRDIKRQFLLESALLATGGGVIGVLLGALVAMAVNQVFPARVRFVFILIGIGTATLTGLLAGLAPSSSASKMPPIEALRFE